One window of the Eucalyptus grandis isolate ANBG69807.140 chromosome 8, ASM1654582v1, whole genome shotgun sequence genome contains the following:
- the LOC120287538 gene encoding disease resistance protein PIK6-NP-like, which translates to MPVEITKLKKLQHLLVYSDARKSQLMYPLALERDFQLPMALEHLTSLQNLCCVKASGGRSKNTMQELGELSRLRRLGVRDLKKDDAKELCHSIEKMTNLQSLYVNAESEYDIMDLDFLSSAPPFLRALHIGGCLKKLPHWLPLLTNLTKLRLAWTKLKSSPLIALQNLPNLVELYLSNAFDGKTLVLGDKGFPKLKKLFFANLKNLRFALMNGQAMPCLQSLIIVGCRHLDWQSLLVVIRGLANLKHLQFYEMPEEFALAFYPYSHNRIRKGILQKHYEEVMERNPKVYFFWWKEDHRERHDLSLDSYEVIKVIAKL; encoded by the exons ATGCCTGTGGAAATAACCAAGCTCAAGAAACTACAACATCTTTTGGTGTACAGTGATGCACGGAAATCACAACTTATGTACCCTTTGGCATTAGAAAGGGATTTTCAGCTCCCAATGGCATTGGAGCACTTGACATCATTGCAGAACTTATGCTGTGTAAAAGCTAGTGGTGGTCGAAGCAAGAATACAATGCAAGAGCTAGGAGAGTTAAGTCGACTAAGGAGGCTGGGTGTAAGGGACCTGAAGAAAGATGATGCAAAGGAACTATGCCACTCCATTGAGAAGATGACCAACCTTCAATCGTTATATGTGAATGCGGAAAGCGAGTATGACATTATGGATTTGGATTTTCTATCTTCAGCTCCCCCATTCCTTCGAGCTCTACATATTGGAGGATGTCTGAAGAAGCTGCCCCATTGGCTTCCTTTGTTGACCAATCTGACTAAATTGCGTTTGgcatggaccaaattgaaatcTAGCCCACTTATCGCTCTCCAAAATTTGCCCAATCTTGTGGAGCTTTATCTAAGTAATGCCTTTGATGGGAAAACATTGGTTCTTGGAGATAAAGGGTTCCCAAAGCTCAAGAAGTTATTCTTTGCCAATCTGAAAAATCTTAGATTTGCGTTGATGAATGGTCAAGCAATGCCTTGCCTTCAGAGTCTCATCATTGTTGGATGCAGGCACTTGGACTGGCAATCATTACTAGTTGTCATCCGTGGCCTTGCGAACCTGAAGCATCTCCAATTCTATGAGATGCCAGAAGAATTTGCTCTTGCGTTCTATCCGTACAGTCATAACAGAATAAGGAAGGGTATTCTACAAAAGCACTATGAGGAGGTGATGGAACGTAACCCAAAAGTTTACTTCTTCTGGTGGAAAGAGGATCACAGGGAGCGACATGATCTTAGCCTCGATTCTTATGAAGTCATCAAGG TAATAGCAAAGCTATAA
- the LOC104417600 gene encoding disease resistance protein RPM1 — MTRIHDICLVEKLAMFVEQEVNLLKGVRGEIELIRDEFERMKAFLKHAESSKDDDPELKVWVKQVRDVAYDVEDILDEFTLNLARDHGDGVMRYLHKIKLSINNLKERHHLSSKITDIRTKVLNISEGHRRYHFKSYCTEQSTSASIGGTSWHNLREDTFPVEEDELVGIDQPREELIKWLVDGEPGLEVVSILGMGGSGKTTLAERVYDNHQVKAYFQSHAWISVSQSYKIQNILRDMIEQLHGEIEQRAPQGIESANSVRLKQILKDFLRHKRYIIVLDDVWNLEALEGIKSAMPNGSCNSRIIITTRMADIATFSSNQSKVYSRKPLSPEESWSLFCKKAFHGKLCPPHLKNLSQQILKKCEGLPLAIVAIGGLLFAKDVQEWEMISHSLAIELESNDRMQIFRKILSLSYIDLHHNLKSCFLYLGLFPEDHVIECMTLIRLWIAEGFIEEREHMTREEVAQRYLNELINRNLVQIAETNLEGGLQTCRVHDLMRESILSKLKDENFVSFFHLHLRRK; from the coding sequence ATGACGAGAATCCATGATATCTGTTTGGTTGAGAAGCTTGCCATGTTTGTCGAGCAAGAGGTGAATCTATTGAAAGGGGTACGTGGAGAAATTGAACTCATTAGAGATGAATTTGAGCGCATGAAAGCCTTCTTAAAGCACGCTGAGTCATCGAAAGACGATGACCCCGAGTTGAAGGTATGGGTGAAACAAGTCAGGGATGTTGCATATGATGTGGAGGATATTCTAGATGAATTCACGCTCAACTTGGCAAGAGATCATGGAGATGGGGTCATGAGGTACCTCCACAAGATCAAGCTATCCATAAACAACTTGAAAGAGCGCCATCATCTCTCCTCCAAAATAACAGACATCAGGACAAAAGTTCTCAACATTAGTGAAGGGCATCGACGATACCATTTCAAGTCGTATTGCACGGAGCAAAGTACGAGCGCATCCATTGGAGGCACCTCATGGCACAATCTTAGGGAGGACACTTTTCCAGTCGAGGAAGATGAATTGGTGGGGATTGATCAGCCAAGAGAAGAGCTTATTAAGTGGCTTGTTGACGGAGAACCCGGACTTGAAGTTGTATCAATATTAGGGATGGGGGGTTCAGGGAAGACCACTCTGGCAGAAAGAGTGTACGACAATCACCAAGTAAAAGCTTACTTCCAAAGCCATGCATGGATTAGTGTCTCGCAATCCTATaagattcaaaatattttgagagaCATGATCGAACAACTTCATGGAGAAATTGAGCAACGAGCCCCACAAGGAATAGAATCCGCGAATAGCGTGAGGCTCAAACAAATATTGAAAGACTTTTTGCGCCATAAAAGATATATCATTGTTCTAGATGATGTATGGAACTTGGAAGCACTAGAAGGTATAAAAAGTGCAATGCCCAATGGCAGTTGCAATAGCAGAATAATAATCACTACTCGCATGGCTGATATTGCTACTTTCTCATCCAACCAATCAAAAGTTTATAGCCGTAAGCCCTTGTCTCCAGAAGAATCATGGTCCTTATTTTGCAAGAAAGCCTTTCATGGGAAACTCTGTCCTCCTCACCTAAAAAACCTTTCACAacagattttgaaaaaatgtgagGGTTTGCCACTTGCTATAGTGGCAATTGGTGGTCTTCTCTTTGCAAAAGATGTCCAAGAATGGGAGATGATTTCTCATAGCCTTGCTATAGAATTAGAAAGCAATGATAGGATGCAAATTTTCAGGAAAATTCTCAGCTTGAGCTATATTGATTTGCATCATAACTTGAAAAGTTGCTTTTTGTACTTGGGTTTATTTCCAGAGGATCACGTGATTGAGTGTATGACACTCATTCGTTTGTGGATTGCAGAAGGATTTATTGAGGAAAGAGAACATATGACACGGGAGGAGGTTGCTCAAAGATACCTGAACGAGCTTATAAACAGAAATTTGGTGCAAATTGCGGAAACAAATTTAGAAGGAGGGCTACAAACTTGTAGGGTACATGACCTAATGCGTGAAAGTATCCTTTCTAAGTTAAAGGATGAAAACTTTGTTTCGTTTTTTCATTTGCATCTGAGGAGAAAGTAG